The genomic DNA CTCGCAGTGGTCGGGATAACAGGATTTGAACCTGCGACCTCTTCGTCCCGAACGAAGCGCGCTACCAAGCTGCGCCATATCCCGGTTGTCCGCTGCAGTGCTCTGCGGTACGGATCAGTACTTTATCCCCACTGGGCGGAAGAAACAAAACGGCTGGTCAGCTCCGTTCGGTGATCTTCAGCAGCGTCGCTGACGGCGGGCACCACAACCGGATCGGCGCGAACTTGGAGGTGCCCAGTCCGTTGGACACGTGCAGGTTCATGTCTCCGTGCTTGTGCAACCCGGCGGCGCGGGCCGGTTCGATGCCGGAGTTGGTGGTCAGGGCACGGCCACCCGGCAGGCAGATCTGGCCGCCGTGGGTGTGCCCGGCGAGGGCGAGCTGGTAGCCGTCGGCGGCGAAGCGGTCCAGCACGCGTGGGTAGGGGGCGTGCAGCAGCGCCAGAGAGAGGTCGGCGTCGGCGTTGGGGGGACCGGCGATGGTCGAGTAGTCGTCGAGGTCGTGGTGCGGGTCGTCGACGCCGGCGGCGGCCAGGCGGACGGGGCCGACCTGGAACTCGAGGCGTTTGTGGGTGGCGTCGCGCCAACCGCGTTCGATGAAGGCGGCGCGCATGTCCCGCCAGGGAAGGTCTACGTAGGAGGGTTTCCGCTTCGCGCCGGTCAGGTAGGTCAGCGGGTTCGAGAGTTTCGGCGCCCAGTAATCGTTGGTGCCGAAGATGAACATGCCCGGGCGCGCCAGGAGCGGGCCCAGCGCGGCGAGGACGTCGGGGACGGCGTGCTCGTCGGAGAGGTTGTCGCCAGTGTTGATGACCAGGTCCGGGTGGAGAGAGTCGAGCGCCGAGACCCAGGCGGTCTTCTGCTCCTGGCCCGGGATCATGTGCAGGTCGGAGACGTGCAGGATGCGAAACTCCGGGGCCCCGCGCAGCGTGCCCGGCTCGAGGAGCGGCAGGGTGTACTGGTGCAGGCGGAAATCGGTGAGCTGGCTGACTCCCCAGGCGGCGAGCCCGGCGCCCGCGGCTGCCCCGACACCGACCCCGACACCGATCCGGACACCGAGGCGGGCGGCGAGAGTCTTCAACAAGGTATTGCGGGTGTTCACGCGGGCCAGCCTACCCGGCGGTAACGGGCGGGGTATCTTGGCGCGTATGAGTGAACTGAAGGAAACCATCCGTGAAGACATGAAGACGGCGATGAAGGCCAAGGACAAGGAGCGTCTCGGCGCCATCCGCATGCTGCTGGCTGCGATCCAGGCAGAGGAGACCACCGGGGCCAAGCATGAGGTGACTGACGAGGAGATCATCAAGGTGGTGGCGCGCGAGATCAAGAAGCGTCGTGAGTCCGCCGAGATCTACACCGCCAACGGTCGCGAGGACCTGGCGGCGACCGAGCTCGCCGAGGTCGCCGTGCTGGAGACCTACCAGCCCTCCCAGCTTGACGACGCCGGCGTCGACAAGCTCGTGGAGGACGCCGTCGCCGCGGTGGCGGCTGAACAGGGTGTCGCACCGGCCGAGATCGGCATGAAGCAGATGGGGCAGGTCATGAAGGAGGCCAACGCCAGGGCGGGCGGCTCCGTGGACGGCAAGCGCCTTTCCGCGGCCGTCAAGCAGCGTCTGGGCTAGGAAAAAGGGGAAGCGCCGGTGGGAGAGTGTCCACCGGCGCTTCCGCATTTTCTAGAGACTGTTGAGGAATTCCCGGGCGGCGTCGTTGAGCTGGCGCTCCAGTTCTGCGACCGGGTCCGGCTGGGCCG from Corynebacterium guangdongense includes the following:
- a CDS encoding metallophosphoesterase, with product MNTRNTLLKTLAARLGVRIGVGVGVGAAAGAGLAAWGVSQLTDFRLHQYTLPLLEPGTLRGAPEFRILHVSDLHMIPGQEQKTAWVSALDSLHPDLVINTGDNLSDEHAVPDVLAALGPLLARPGMFIFGTNDYWAPKLSNPLTYLTGAKRKPSYVDLPWRDMRAAFIERGWRDATHKRLEFQVGPVRLAAAGVDDPHHDLDDYSTIAGPPNADADLSLALLHAPYPRVLDRFAADGYQLALAGHTHGGQICLPGGRALTTNSGIEPARAAGLHKHGDMNLHVSNGLGTSKFAPIRLWCPPSATLLKITERS
- a CDS encoding GatB/YqeY domain-containing protein produces the protein MSELKETIREDMKTAMKAKDKERLGAIRMLLAAIQAEETTGAKHEVTDEEIIKVVAREIKKRRESAEIYTANGREDLAATELAEVAVLETYQPSQLDDAGVDKLVEDAVAAVAAEQGVAPAEIGMKQMGQVMKEANARAGGSVDGKRLSAAVKQRLG